In the genome of Haloarcula limicola, one region contains:
- a CDS encoding SDR family NAD(P)-dependent oxidoreductase: protein MVELSLRDRPAIVTGASRGIGREIAARFAESGGDVAICSRSYDDVETVATELTDEYDGRVVPFECDVTDSDAVRDLVDQTIEEFGGIRALVNNAGGSDESANLLHRCDEETFERMLDLNLKSQFLLSKEVLPAMVASGGGSMIHMGSVNGLFGIGLSGYSEAKSGLLALSRNIAAHYGQHGVRSNVLSAGTIETENRRREMENTEERTNEGSARDQWLDQYPLGRFGTPEEVADTALFLASERSSFITGENVVLDGGLTTGLATPFLNEMYDADERPQ from the coding sequence ATGGTAGAGTTATCCCTACGGGACCGTCCGGCGATCGTAACCGGCGCGTCTCGCGGCATCGGTCGAGAAATTGCGGCACGGTTTGCCGAGTCAGGCGGCGACGTAGCGATCTGCTCGCGGTCGTACGACGACGTCGAGACCGTCGCGACGGAACTAACCGACGAATACGATGGCCGAGTCGTTCCGTTCGAGTGCGACGTGACCGACTCGGACGCGGTCCGAGACCTCGTCGATCAGACTATCGAGGAGTTCGGTGGTATCCGAGCACTCGTGAACAACGCAGGCGGGTCCGACGAATCCGCGAACCTGTTGCACCGCTGTGACGAGGAGACGTTCGAGCGCATGCTCGATCTGAATCTCAAGAGTCAGTTCCTGCTGAGCAAGGAGGTGTTACCAGCCATGGTAGCAAGCGGCGGCGGTTCAATGATTCATATGGGTTCGGTCAATGGGCTATTCGGAATCGGTCTCTCGGGCTATTCGGAGGCCAAGAGCGGTCTCTTGGCTCTTTCGAGAAACATTGCCGCACACTATGGCCAGCACGGTGTTCGATCGAACGTCCTCTCGGCCGGGACCATCGAAACCGAAAATAGACGCAGAGAGATGGAGAACACCGAGGAGCGGACTAACGAAGGGAGTGCCCGAGACCAATGGCTCGATCAGTACCCCCTGGGCCGCTTTGGAACACCCGAGGAGGTCGCCGACACGGCGCTGTTTCTCGCGTCGGAGCGATCGAGTTTCATAACGGGGGAAAACGTCGTCCTAGACGGGGGACTGACGACCGGGCTCGCCACGCCGTTCCTCAACGAGATGTACGATGCCGACGAACGACCGCAGTAA
- a CDS encoding Rid family detoxifying hydrolase → MQEITTDDAPDSIGPYSQGIASGDRIYVSGQGPVDPETGDVVSGSPAEQTRRTLQNIDAVLQAGDASLDDVVKSTVFVKDMRYYDEVNDVYGELMSAPYPARSAVEVVKLPVDIDVEIEVIAER, encoded by the coding sequence ATGCAAGAGATCACCACCGACGACGCGCCGGACAGTATCGGGCCGTACTCGCAGGGCATCGCTAGCGGCGACCGCATCTACGTTTCCGGTCAGGGGCCGGTCGACCCCGAGACTGGTGATGTCGTCTCTGGCTCTCCCGCGGAACAGACGAGACGCACGTTACAGAATATCGATGCCGTCCTCCAAGCGGGTGACGCGTCCCTTGACGACGTCGTGAAGTCGACAGTCTTCGTCAAAGATATGCGGTACTATGACGAAGTCAACGACGTCTACGGCGAACTCATGTCTGCACCGTATCCGGCCCGAAGCGCCGTCGAAGTCGTGAAGCTGCCGGTCGATATCGACGTCGAAATCGAAGTCATCGCAGAACGGTAA
- a CDS encoding HAD family hydrolase produces MSRLVVFDLDGTLTRQRGGFKLLHTLYGTAEAGEELTAKYESGEVTFEEWCRMTVDTWRNAGVTAADIDRATRAVKPKRGATEVLDSLEAESIPFGILSAGVGNLAHRFEQQDLEFIRGNFLRFSDGHLSNIDVGVGPSKKGELLREFRGELPETEIRYIGDSHTDTEAFEEADTAILFDPDERVPDAAIDAADTIVESDDLRDTSEFLLGN; encoded by the coding sequence ATGAGTCGGCTCGTCGTCTTCGATCTCGACGGAACACTGACACGACAGCGGGGCGGATTCAAGCTATTGCACACGCTCTATGGGACTGCCGAGGCCGGCGAGGAGCTTACGGCTAAGTACGAGTCGGGCGAGGTTACATTCGAAGAGTGGTGTCGGATGACGGTCGATACGTGGCGCAATGCGGGAGTTACGGCCGCCGATATCGATCGCGCCACTCGCGCGGTTAAGCCCAAGAGAGGTGCCACGGAAGTTCTCGATTCACTCGAGGCGGAGAGTATTCCGTTCGGGATACTCAGTGCCGGCGTGGGAAATTTGGCACACCGATTCGAACAGCAGGATCTCGAGTTCATCCGAGGAAACTTTCTCCGCTTTAGCGACGGACACCTGTCGAATATCGACGTCGGCGTCGGTCCCTCGAAAAAAGGAGAGTTACTGCGAGAGTTTCGCGGCGAACTGCCCGAGACTGAGATACGATATATCGGTGACTCACATACCGATACGGAAGCATTCGAAGAGGCCGACACCGCAATATTGTTTGATCCGGACGAACGCGTTCCGGACGCAGCGATAGATGCGGCAGATACCATCGTTGAATCTGACGACCTGCGCGATACATCCGAATTTCTCCTCGGTAACTGA
- a CDS encoding family 20 glycosylhydrolase produces the protein MPDSTTFKRRRVLQSLAGFGALSTGLGVGMAKQSSNGTADSSEMENLVPTPVDVKSSKADYTLTENTVIEVRDGEATEVAEYLAGLLRPSTGYELPIVEGPSTGPDGSISLRLASDSSAIQSQGYRLQVNSDGVQIRASEPAGLFAGVQTLRQLLPPAIEADTEQSAEWTVSGGRIRDYPRFTYRGAHLDVARHFFGVETVKQYIDYLAQYKVNHLHLHLTDDQGWRIEIDGWPNLTDEGADSEVGGGSGGYYTKEEYAEIVQYAQSRFVTVIPEIDMPGHTGAALESYAELNCDGEKRQEDTGTNVGDTSLCLDKEVTYEFIEDVISEVAEMTPGPYLHIGGDEAHTLSDEDYNDFMSCAIPMVIEQGKRPIGWHQILGADPPEQTIGQFWGTSSDAPEVAAAAEEGHELIMSPATDAYLDMKYNEDTELGLDWAGYTPVPDAYDWDPAGYIDGVDESSIMGPETALWSENIRTLSDIEFMLFPRFPGVAELGWSPEAKTDDWDEFKHRLAAQAPRWNVQGVNYYQSPQVPWPGE, from the coding sequence ATGCCAGATAGTACCACGTTCAAGCGTCGTCGCGTACTGCAATCGTTAGCCGGTTTCGGAGCACTGTCGACGGGACTCGGTGTCGGGATGGCGAAGCAAAGTTCAAATGGAACAGCCGACAGTTCGGAGATGGAGAACCTCGTTCCCACCCCAGTCGATGTCAAATCGTCAAAGGCGGACTACACTCTCACGGAGAATACGGTCATCGAAGTCCGCGACGGGGAGGCGACCGAGGTCGCAGAGTACCTCGCGGGACTTCTCCGTCCATCGACGGGCTACGAACTCCCGATCGTCGAGGGGCCGTCAACGGGGCCAGACGGGAGTATCTCGCTCCGACTCGCTTCTGACTCGTCGGCTATCCAGTCGCAGGGGTATCGATTACAGGTTAACTCGGACGGCGTACAGATACGCGCTAGCGAACCGGCAGGGCTGTTCGCCGGCGTCCAGACGCTTCGGCAACTACTCCCGCCAGCTATCGAGGCAGATACCGAGCAATCCGCCGAATGGACCGTCTCCGGTGGGCGTATTCGCGACTATCCACGATTCACGTACCGCGGGGCCCATCTGGACGTCGCCCGTCACTTCTTCGGCGTCGAGACGGTCAAGCAGTACATCGATTATCTCGCACAGTACAAGGTGAATCACCTTCACCTCCATCTCACCGACGACCAGGGCTGGCGCATCGAGATCGACGGCTGGCCGAATCTCACCGACGAAGGTGCTGACTCGGAGGTCGGCGGCGGTTCCGGCGGGTACTATACCAAAGAGGAATATGCAGAAATCGTCCAGTACGCGCAAAGCCGGTTCGTCACGGTGATCCCGGAGATAGATATGCCGGGCCATACCGGTGCGGCGCTGGAGTCGTATGCCGAACTCAACTGCGACGGCGAGAAGCGACAGGAGGATACCGGCACGAACGTCGGCGACACCTCGCTGTGCCTTGATAAAGAGGTGACGTACGAGTTCATCGAGGACGTCATCAGCGAAGTCGCCGAAATGACTCCCGGTCCCTATCTCCATATCGGCGGCGACGAGGCGCATACGCTCTCCGACGAAGATTACAACGACTTCATGAGCTGCGCCATTCCGATGGTCATCGAACAGGGCAAGCGCCCGATCGGCTGGCACCAGATTCTCGGTGCCGATCCGCCGGAACAGACGATCGGCCAGTTCTGGGGGACGAGCAGCGACGCGCCCGAAGTGGCCGCGGCTGCCGAAGAGGGCCACGAATTGATTATGTCGCCCGCGACCGATGCTTATCTCGATATGAAGTACAACGAAGACACCGAATTGGGACTCGACTGGGCCGGATACACGCCCGTGCCTGACGCTTACGACTGGGACCCGGCCGGTTATATCGACGGGGTCGACGAGTCTTCGATTATGGGTCCCGAGACGGCGCTGTGGTCCGAGAATATCAGGACACTCTCCGACATCGAATTCATGCTGTTCCCCCGGTTCCCCGGCGTCGCCGAGCTCGGCTGGTCGCCCGAGGCGAAGACCGACGATTGGGACGAATTCAAGCATCGACTGGCGGCACAAGCTCCACGCTGGAACGTCCAGGGTGTGAACTACTATCAGTCTCCACAGGTCCCCTGGCCGGGGGAGTGA
- a CDS encoding Gfo/Idh/MocA family protein, producing MQRREYMQGLASAAGIVTVSATGKAREVDDFEGRGPPSEAPPAKGDTVFGLAEHIEPVRVGIIGLGNRGFGMTQLIDAMAPNKGVINAICDIREEPVREMEQWIEEEGNNDTPATYTGSESCWKALAQRDDLDLVFVFTNHQNHAPMAEYAMKEGKHVAVEVPMATTIEELWTLVDTAERTQKNCMMLENVCYFDTEMWVLNMVRNGVFGDQLNYASGGYIHNLVAEYFFQAYWNDWRSRNHLKYKGDLYPTHGLGPIAFYMGINRGDRLQFISSQESPESRLTQRAAELPEDHWAHDIDDWENGDTTRSEILTAQDRQIHLQFDVKTNRGYSRKNELAGSDAYHEGFPSKLAVDSEGHGFVDESTYEQYYEEHRHPLWVQMEEIAEEYGGHGGGDFLEIYRLFDAFNQGRPLDMNVYDGAAWSAVRPLSAISLEHEGMPVKFPDFTRGRWEEDRELQVMDFDTI from the coding sequence ATGCAACGACGCGAGTACATGCAAGGGTTAGCCAGTGCAGCTGGAATCGTTACCGTCTCGGCGACGGGCAAAGCACGCGAGGTCGACGACTTCGAGGGTCGCGGACCGCCATCCGAAGCTCCGCCCGCGAAAGGCGACACAGTGTTTGGACTTGCCGAACATATCGAGCCGGTTCGCGTTGGGATCATCGGACTCGGAAACCGCGGTTTCGGGATGACACAGCTCATCGATGCGATGGCTCCGAACAAAGGCGTCATCAACGCGATCTGTGACATCCGAGAGGAACCGGTACGCGAGATGGAACAGTGGATCGAAGAGGAAGGGAATAACGACACGCCCGCAACGTACACTGGATCCGAAAGCTGCTGGAAGGCGCTCGCTCAGCGAGACGATTTGGACCTGGTGTTCGTCTTCACTAATCATCAGAACCATGCACCGATGGCGGAGTACGCCATGAAAGAGGGGAAACACGTGGCAGTCGAGGTCCCCATGGCGACCACCATCGAAGAGCTCTGGACGCTGGTGGACACCGCAGAGAGGACCCAGAAGAACTGTATGATGTTGGAGAACGTCTGCTACTTCGATACTGAGATGTGGGTCCTGAATATGGTCCGTAACGGCGTCTTCGGCGACCAGTTGAACTACGCCTCCGGCGGGTATATCCACAATCTGGTGGCGGAGTACTTCTTCCAAGCCTACTGGAACGACTGGCGTTCACGGAACCACCTGAAGTACAAGGGCGACCTCTACCCCACCCACGGGCTGGGACCGATCGCCTTCTACATGGGGATTAACCGCGGCGATAGACTCCAGTTCATCTCCAGTCAAGAGAGCCCCGAGAGCCGGCTGACACAACGGGCTGCGGAACTCCCCGAAGACCACTGGGCCCACGATATCGACGACTGGGAGAACGGAGACACGACCCGCTCGGAGATTCTGACAGCGCAGGACCGTCAGATTCACCTCCAGTTCGACGTGAAAACCAATCGCGGGTACAGCCGGAAGAACGAACTTGCCGGTTCGGATGCGTACCACGAAGGCTTCCCGAGTAAACTCGCTGTCGACAGTGAAGGTCACGGGTTCGTCGACGAGAGCACCTACGAACAGTACTATGAGGAACATCGTCACCCGCTATGGGTTCAGATGGAAGAGATCGCCGAAGAGTACGGCGGTCACGGCGGCGGTGACTTCCTCGAAATCTACCGTCTGTTCGACGCGTTCAACCAGGGGCGGCCACTCGACATGAACGTCTACGACGGTGCCGCTTGGAGCGCTGTTCGGCCGCTATCGGCTATCTCGCTCGAGCACGAAGGAATGCCGGTGAAGTTTCCCGATTTCACCCGAGGGCGCTGGGAAGAGGACCGCGAACTGCAGGTCATGGATTTCGACACGATATAG
- a CDS encoding PQQ-binding-like beta-propeller repeat protein, giving the protein MSRETSRRSILKHIAGAGATFSLLSGEVTAAQPTCRNATATPPADAWPTIGHDAGRTYYNPGTSGPQTEVSERWTTALPTRELPTIAGGKAYVGGSSLRALDVDDGSQIWARSPPNCRYTTPAIGPETVYSAVAHRNDDEQTVTIQALDATDGVRRWATEPLVTGESVAASAPVLVDGTIFGLVRAEQERFFYAVSFDSRAVEWRHTVAESVDEFAVTDGTLIYAVEEQVRAISITGDTAQWAVNSPPIRGLAAASGTVVVVSDNSITALATEDGTERWHTELGSVGEPGFEGSNSFGQPALADGSVIIGTRSSVFASVRQEGGATLYKRDLITGERQEIQDAVLRPAIPDDLDFYNESPYVRYGWGRPAVSSDTIFVPQYGSINGGSGFNSARSGLVAIDRETFEVRWTSTEVASSPVIVAEDRLFATSVRHSESLLTMLEAATTNDT; this is encoded by the coding sequence ATGTCGAGAGAGACGAGCCGCCGATCTATCCTGAAGCATATCGCGGGCGCAGGTGCCACTTTCTCACTGCTGTCGGGTGAGGTTACGGCCGCTCAGCCAACGTGCCGCAACGCGACTGCAACACCCCCCGCCGACGCGTGGCCAACGATTGGTCACGACGCCGGTCGGACGTACTACAATCCCGGAACTAGCGGCCCGCAAACGGAAGTCAGCGAGCGCTGGACGACGGCACTCCCCACTCGTGAACTCCCAACCATCGCCGGGGGCAAGGCCTACGTCGGCGGCTCATCGCTCCGCGCGCTCGACGTGGACGACGGGAGCCAAATCTGGGCGCGTAGTCCACCAAACTGCCGGTATACGACGCCCGCCATCGGCCCTGAGACCGTCTATTCGGCCGTGGCCCATCGGAACGACGACGAGCAAACCGTGACGATTCAGGCCCTCGATGCCACGGATGGCGTGCGGCGCTGGGCTACTGAACCGCTCGTCACGGGGGAGTCCGTAGCGGCCTCGGCTCCCGTCCTCGTCGACGGGACGATATTCGGTCTGGTCCGAGCCGAGCAAGAACGCTTCTTCTACGCGGTCTCGTTCGACTCTCGAGCGGTCGAGTGGCGGCACACGGTAGCGGAGTCGGTCGACGAATTCGCGGTCACGGACGGGACGCTAATCTACGCAGTCGAGGAACAGGTTCGCGCCATCTCCATCACCGGCGACACAGCGCAGTGGGCCGTCAACAGTCCACCTATTCGGGGGCTCGCAGCCGCTTCCGGGACAGTCGTCGTGGTGTCTGATAACAGCATCACCGCGCTGGCTACCGAAGACGGGACCGAACGCTGGCACACCGAACTCGGGTCAGTCGGCGAACCCGGGTTTGAGGGATCAAACAGCTTCGGCCAGCCTGCGCTCGCTGACGGGTCGGTTATTATCGGAACGCGCTCTTCTGTCTTTGCGAGCGTCAGACAGGAGGGCGGGGCGACGCTTTACAAACGGGACTTGATAACCGGCGAGCGCCAGGAAATCCAAGACGCTGTGCTGCGGCCCGCCATCCCGGACGATCTCGACTTCTACAATGAATCCCCGTACGTCCGCTACGGGTGGGGGCGCCCAGCTGTGAGTTCGGACACGATATTCGTTCCGCAATACGGTTCGATTAACGGCGGTTCGGGCTTCAATAGCGCCCGATCAGGTCTAGTCGCCATCGATAGAGAGACGTTCGAAGTTCGGTGGACCTCGACAGAAGTTGCGTCCTCACCTGTCATCGTGGCCGAAGACCGCCTCTTCGCTACGTCGGTCCGACACTCCGAATCCCTCCTTACAATGCTCGAAGCAGCAACGACGAACGACACGTGA
- a CDS encoding helix-turn-helix domain-containing protein produces MPTESSCSVSDAAELQELPPSAKLVAKTLEYEGKLTQPQLSESTLLPVRTVRSALRTLEENGIVTARISTMDARRHVYSLKTDQD; encoded by the coding sequence ATGCCTACTGAAAGCTCTTGTTCAGTTTCGGACGCCGCCGAGCTGCAAGAGCTGCCACCGAGTGCAAAACTGGTTGCCAAGACCCTCGAATACGAGGGCAAACTCACACAACCGCAACTCTCGGAGTCAACGCTGCTCCCTGTTCGGACTGTTCGATCCGCGCTGAGAACGCTCGAAGAGAACGGCATCGTCACCGCTCGTATCTCGACGATGGACGCTCGACGACACGTCTACTCGCTCAAAACCGATCAGGACTGA
- a CDS encoding Cdc6/Cdc18 family protein, which produces MASSEEQMSTLGDYAAEHGAVAHSRSKSRDDPLSVLDEEDPIFADEDLLRIDHIPDHDKIVGRNNQIETVARRFKPAITGGSGKGTLLLGKSGSGKTLVTRYVCREVAERGADNDVRIGRAIIDCAQRRSEVQTIIHLAKSLNDSDKTGVTIPQSGIATGAYYDRLWTIIDELYDAVIVVLDEIDRLAPSDDVQNILPEEADDSKLLMQLSRAGEENDIEAGITVTGISNDLKYGDRLDTRVESSFAPDEIVFPAYDANQLGDILDRRRDAYHGDILSGDVIPLCSAFSAQEHGDARRAIDLFRLAGEIARNDDADLVREEHVRAANDDAEVTRIQDLIRGCPTQAKIAIAALAAMDEFTNQSHFKATEMYQIYREFAQSIDADVLGQKRITDQLREYETLKIIDMVRTSDGYREGTYLQISLLDEASLLLQSVGLDDRCSEIPIDPRMRQRIVDIVGR; this is translated from the coding sequence ATGGCCTCAAGTGAGGAGCAGATGAGTACGCTCGGCGATTACGCTGCCGAGCACGGAGCAGTCGCCCACTCTCGCTCCAAGTCTCGCGATGATCCACTTTCTGTTCTGGACGAGGAAGACCCGATCTTCGCCGATGAAGACCTACTCCGTATTGACCATATCCCGGACCACGACAAAATCGTCGGGCGGAATAACCAGATCGAAACGGTTGCTCGTCGATTCAAACCGGCAATCACTGGCGGTTCCGGAAAAGGGACACTTCTACTCGGAAAATCCGGTTCCGGGAAAACACTCGTCACTCGGTATGTCTGTCGGGAGGTGGCGGAACGCGGTGCGGATAACGATGTTCGTATCGGCCGTGCTATTATTGACTGCGCGCAGCGTCGGTCAGAGGTCCAAACCATCATTCATCTCGCGAAGAGCCTCAATGATTCCGACAAAACAGGTGTGACGATTCCGCAGTCGGGCATTGCGACGGGGGCGTACTACGACCGATTATGGACGATTATCGACGAGCTCTACGATGCGGTTATTGTCGTCCTCGACGAGATCGACCGTCTCGCACCGTCTGACGACGTCCAAAACATTCTCCCAGAGGAAGCAGACGATAGTAAACTCCTCATGCAGCTGTCCCGAGCCGGTGAGGAGAATGACATCGAAGCCGGCATTACGGTTACCGGCATCAGTAACGACCTCAAATACGGTGATCGATTAGATACTCGTGTCGAAAGCTCGTTCGCCCCGGACGAGATCGTGTTCCCCGCGTACGATGCAAACCAGCTCGGCGATATTCTAGACCGACGTCGGGACGCCTACCACGGCGATATCCTTTCCGGGGACGTCATCCCGCTGTGTTCAGCGTTTTCTGCGCAGGAACACGGCGACGCACGGCGTGCTATCGATCTCTTCCGACTCGCTGGGGAAATCGCACGTAACGATGATGCCGACTTGGTTCGCGAAGAGCACGTCCGCGCTGCCAACGACGACGCTGAAGTGACGCGAATTCAGGATCTCATTCGAGGGTGTCCGACCCAGGCAAAGATCGCAATTGCCGCGCTTGCCGCGATGGACGAGTTCACGAACCAGTCGCATTTCAAAGCCACTGAGATGTATCAGATCTACCGTGAATTCGCGCAGTCGATCGATGCGGATGTCCTCGGACAGAAGCGAATCACCGATCAGCTTCGAGAGTACGAGACGCTGAAAATCATCGATATGGTTAGAACGAGTGATGGGTACCGAGAGGGTACGTATCTACAGATCTCGCTTCTGGACGAGGCAAGTCTCTTACTGCAATCGGTCGGCCTTGATGACCGCTGTTCGGAGATTCCGATCGATCCACGGATGCGCCAGCGGATCGTCGATATTGTCGGTCGCTAA